From the genome of Streptomyces sp. NBC_00659, one region includes:
- a CDS encoding NADH-quinone oxidoreductase subunit G yields the protein MTVTTSAPSGGGEAAVPPEDLVSLTIDGVEMSVPKGTLVIRAAEQLGIEIPRFCDHPLLDPAGACRQCIVEVEGQRKPMASCTITCTDGMVVKTHLTSQVAEKAQHGVMELLLINHPLDCPVCDKGGECPLQNQAMSHGNAESRFEGKKRTYEKPVPISTQVLLDRERCVLCARCTRFSNQIAGDPMIELVERGALQQVGTGEGDPFESYFSGNTIQICPVGALTSAAYRFRSRPFDLISSHSVCEHCSGGCATRTDHRRGKVMRRLAAPDPEVNEEWVCDKGRFGFRYAQQRDRLDTPLVRNADGVLEPASWPEALEAAAQGLTAARGRAGVLTGGRLTVEDAYAYSKFARVALDTNDIDFRARVHSSEEADFLAARVAGRGRDLDGTGVTYTALEKAPAVLLAGFESEEEAPGVFLRLRKAWRGHGQKTFSLATHATRGLEKAGGTLLPAAPGTETEWLDALASGVGLEGDGARAAEALRAEGAVIVVGERLATVAGGLTAAVRTATATGARLVWIPRRAGERGAIEAGALPSLLPGGRPATDPRARDEVAAAWGVSELPHRYGRDTGQIVEAAVGGELRALVVAGVEVADLPDPTRARAALSEVGFLVSLELRPSEVTEHADVVLPVAAVTEKAGSFLNWEGRVRSFEAALKPDQMTRRLAPADARVLQMLADAMDVHLGLPDLRTTRGELDRLGAWDGSQAAEPRETGVQMPRPAAGEAVLAGHRLLLDQGRLQEGDEALAGTRHAARARVSAATAAEAGVKNGDVIAVTGPGGAVELPLQVTEMPDRVVWLPLNSTGGGVASDTGALPGALVRIGPATIAAEAPKEVEA from the coding sequence ATGACAGTGACCACCAGTGCTCCCTCCGGAGGCGGGGAAGCGGCGGTCCCGCCGGAGGATCTCGTCTCGCTGACGATCGACGGCGTCGAGATGAGCGTGCCCAAGGGCACCCTGGTCATCCGGGCCGCCGAACAACTCGGCATCGAGATCCCCCGGTTCTGCGACCACCCGCTCCTCGACCCGGCCGGCGCCTGCCGCCAGTGCATCGTCGAGGTCGAGGGCCAGCGCAAGCCCATGGCGTCCTGCACGATCACCTGTACGGACGGGATGGTCGTCAAGACTCACCTCACCTCCCAGGTCGCCGAGAAGGCACAGCACGGTGTGATGGAGCTGCTGCTCATCAACCACCCGCTGGACTGCCCGGTCTGCGACAAGGGAGGCGAGTGCCCCCTGCAGAACCAGGCGATGTCGCACGGCAACGCCGAGTCCCGGTTCGAGGGCAAGAAGCGGACGTACGAGAAGCCGGTCCCGATCTCCACCCAGGTGCTCCTGGACCGCGAGCGGTGCGTGCTGTGCGCGCGCTGCACCCGCTTCTCGAACCAGATCGCGGGCGACCCCATGATCGAGCTGGTCGAGCGGGGCGCGCTCCAGCAGGTCGGCACCGGTGAGGGCGACCCCTTCGAGTCGTACTTCTCCGGCAACACGATCCAGATCTGCCCGGTGGGCGCGCTCACGTCGGCGGCGTACCGCTTCCGCTCGCGCCCCTTCGACCTCATCTCCTCGCACTCCGTGTGCGAGCACTGCTCCGGCGGCTGCGCGACGCGCACCGACCACCGGCGCGGCAAGGTCATGCGGCGTCTCGCTGCGCCCGACCCCGAGGTCAACGAGGAATGGGTCTGCGACAAGGGCCGGTTCGGGTTCCGGTACGCGCAGCAGCGCGACCGCCTCGACACCCCCCTGGTGCGCAACGCCGACGGCGTCCTCGAACCCGCGTCCTGGCCGGAGGCCCTGGAGGCCGCCGCGCAGGGGCTGACCGCGGCCCGCGGGCGGGCCGGTGTCCTCACCGGCGGCCGGCTCACCGTCGAGGACGCCTACGCGTACAGCAAGTTCGCGCGCGTGGCCCTCGACACGAACGACATCGACTTCCGCGCGCGCGTGCACAGCTCCGAGGAGGCCGACTTCCTGGCCGCCCGGGTCGCCGGACGCGGCCGGGATCTCGACGGCACGGGCGTCACCTACACCGCCCTGGAGAAGGCGCCCGCCGTCCTGCTCGCGGGCTTCGAGTCGGAGGAGGAGGCGCCCGGCGTCTTCCTGCGGCTGCGCAAGGCATGGCGCGGGCACGGACAGAAGACGTTCTCCCTCGCCACGCACGCCACCCGCGGACTGGAGAAGGCGGGCGGCACGCTGCTGCCGGCCGCGCCCGGCACCGAGACCGAGTGGCTGGACGCGCTCGCGAGCGGCGTCGGCCTGGAGGGCGACGGCGCCAGGGCAGCCGAGGCGCTGCGCGCCGAGGGTGCCGTGATCGTCGTCGGTGAGCGGCTGGCCACCGTGGCGGGAGGGCTGACCGCCGCCGTGCGGACCGCCACCGCCACCGGCGCCCGACTGGTGTGGATCCCGCGCCGGGCCGGGGAACGCGGTGCGATCGAGGCCGGCGCGCTTCCGTCGCTGTTGCCGGGCGGACGCCCGGCCACCGACCCGCGCGCGCGGGACGAGGTCGCGGCCGCATGGGGCGTCTCCGAACTCCCGCACCGCTACGGTCGTGACACCGGCCAGATCGTGGAGGCCGCCGTCGGCGGCGAACTGCGGGCCCTGGTGGTGGCGGGTGTGGAGGTCGCCGACCTTCCCGACCCCACGCGCGCGCGTGCGGCCCTGTCCGAAGTGGGCTTCCTGGTGTCGCTCGAACTGCGGCCCAGCGAGGTCACCGAGCACGCGGACGTCGTCCTTCCGGTCGCCGCGGTCACCGAGAAGGCCGGAAGCTTCCTCAACTGGGAAGGCCGGGTCCGCTCCTTCGAGGCCGCCCTCAAGCCCGACCAGATGACCCGGCGCCTCGCGCCCGCCGACGCGCGTGTCCTGCAGATGCTGGCCGACGCCATGGACGTCCACCTCGGGCTGCCGGACCTGCGCACCACGCGCGGGGAACTCGACCGGCTCGGCGCCTGGGACGGGTCGCAGGCAGCCGAACCCCGGGAAACCGGGGTGCAGATGCCCCGTCCGGCCGCCGGGGAGGCCGTACTGGCCGGGCACCGGCTGCTGCTCGACCAGGGGCGTCTCCAGGAGGGCGACGAAGCGCTCGCCGGAACCCGGCACGCCGCACGCGCGCGCGTGTCGGCCGCCACCGCCGCCGAGGCGGGCGTCAAGAACGGCGATGTCATCGCCGTGACCGGTCCGGGCGGAGCGGTCGAACTCCCGTTGCAGGTCACCGAGATGCCCGACCGCGTGGTCTGGCTCCCGCTGAACTCGACCGGAGGGGGCGTCGCCTCCGACACCGGGGCGCTGCCCGGCGCACTCGTCCGCATCGGCCCGGCGACGATCGCCGCCGAGGCCCCCAAGGAGGTGGAGGCATGA
- the nuoH gene encoding NADH-quinone oxidoreductase subunit NuoH, with amino-acid sequence MTPYLAAEDLSMFGHDPWWLVVIKAVFCFAFLMVTVLFSIVWERKVVAWMQLRIGPNRHGPWGMLQSLADGVKLMLKEDLIVKRADKVVYVLAPIVAAIPAFMAIAVIPFGPADNEISIFGQRTTMQLTDLPIAMLYILAVASVGIYGIVLAGWSSGSTYPLLGGLRSCAQMISYEIAMGAAFASVFLYSGSMSTSTIVEQQQDRWYIVLLPVSFLIYIVTMIGETNRAPFDMPESEGDLVGGFNTEYSSIKFALFMLAEYVNMVTVSAVSTTLFLGGWRAPWPISGFWEGANHGWWPMLWFVVKVQLLLFFFIWLRGTLPRVRYDQLMKLGWKVLIPVSVVWLMLVATVRTLRNENYDFADIALYVGGGVLALLLLSFVADIFRDKQGRQGQETPAEPAAFDPMAGGFPVPPLPGQELPPVPRRRPRRERELIVSGGSDTASDGPVTGSRDGKEGSDG; translated from the coding sequence ATGACGCCGTACCTCGCCGCTGAAGACCTCTCGATGTTCGGCCACGACCCCTGGTGGCTGGTCGTCATCAAGGCGGTGTTCTGCTTCGCCTTCCTGATGGTGACCGTGCTCTTCTCCATCGTGTGGGAGCGCAAGGTCGTCGCCTGGATGCAGTTGCGCATCGGCCCCAACCGGCACGGTCCCTGGGGCATGCTCCAGTCGCTTGCCGACGGCGTGAAGCTGATGCTCAAGGAGGATCTGATCGTCAAGCGCGCGGACAAGGTGGTCTACGTCCTCGCGCCGATCGTCGCGGCCATCCCTGCCTTCATGGCGATCGCGGTGATCCCCTTCGGACCCGCGGACAACGAGATCTCGATCTTCGGTCAGCGCACCACGATGCAGCTCACCGACCTGCCGATCGCGATGCTCTACATCCTCGCGGTGGCCTCGGTGGGCATCTACGGGATCGTGCTCGCCGGCTGGAGCTCCGGATCCACCTATCCGCTGCTGGGCGGTCTGCGCTCCTGCGCCCAGATGATCTCCTACGAGATCGCCATGGGGGCCGCGTTCGCCTCGGTGTTCCTCTACTCCGGGTCGATGTCGACGTCGACGATCGTCGAACAGCAGCAGGACCGCTGGTACATCGTCCTGCTGCCGGTCTCGTTCCTCATCTACATCGTCACGATGATCGGCGAGACCAACCGGGCCCCCTTCGACATGCCGGAGTCCGAGGGCGACCTCGTCGGCGGCTTCAACACCGAGTACTCGTCGATCAAGTTCGCGCTGTTCATGCTCGCCGAGTACGTGAACATGGTGACGGTCTCGGCCGTGTCGACGACGCTCTTCCTGGGCGGCTGGCGTGCGCCCTGGCCGATCAGCGGCTTCTGGGAGGGCGCCAACCACGGCTGGTGGCCGATGCTCTGGTTCGTGGTGAAGGTGCAGCTCCTGCTGTTCTTCTTCATCTGGCTGCGCGGCACGCTGCCGCGCGTCCGCTACGACCAGTTGATGAAGCTCGGCTGGAAGGTGCTCATCCCGGTCTCCGTGGTCTGGCTGATGCTCGTCGCGACGGTACGGACGCTGCGCAACGAGAACTACGACTTCGCGGACATCGCCCTGTACGTCGGCGGAGGCGTCCTAGCCCTCCTGCTGCTGTCGTTCGTGGCGGACATCTTCCGCGACAAGCAGGGCCGGCAGGGCCAGGAGACGCCCGCCGAGCCCGCCGCTTTCGACCCGATGGCCGGCGGATTCCCCGTGCCCCCACTGCCCGGCCAGGAGCTGCCGCCGGTACCGCGGCGCCGTCCGCGCCGCGAGCGTGAGCTGATTGTCAGTGGCGGGTCCGATACTGCGAGTGATGGACCGGTCACCGGATCTCGTGACGGAAAGGAGGGGTCCGATGGCTGA
- the nuoI gene encoding NADH-quinone oxidoreductase subunit NuoI, whose translation MAEEPKETKPGFQNPVAGFGVTFKAMFKKRLTEQYPEEQKTTAPRFHGRHQLNRHPDGLEKCVGCELCAWACPADAIYVEGADNTEEERYSPGERYGRVYQINYARCILCGLCIEACPTRALTMTNEFELADSSRANLIYTKEQLLAGLQEGMVDTPHSIFPGTDEQDYYRGLVTEAAPGTERQVAVSQGELHPSSSPSGGPAGEGAEA comes from the coding sequence ATGGCTGAGGAGCCGAAGGAGACCAAACCCGGTTTCCAGAACCCCGTCGCCGGTTTCGGCGTGACCTTCAAGGCCATGTTCAAGAAGCGGCTGACCGAGCAGTACCCGGAAGAACAGAAGACCACCGCACCGCGGTTCCACGGCCGGCACCAGCTCAACCGCCACCCGGACGGCCTGGAGAAGTGCGTGGGCTGTGAGCTGTGCGCCTGGGCCTGTCCCGCGGACGCCATCTATGTGGAGGGCGCGGACAACACCGAGGAGGAGCGCTACTCCCCGGGCGAGCGCTACGGCCGCGTCTACCAGATCAACTACGCCCGCTGCATCCTGTGCGGCCTGTGCATCGAGGCGTGCCCCACGCGCGCGCTGACGATGACGAACGAGTTCGAGCTCGCGGACAGCAGCCGCGCCAACCTCATCTACACCAAGGAGCAGCTGCTCGCCGGACTCCAGGAAGGCATGGTCGACACACCGCACTCGATCTTCCCGGGCACGGACGAGCAGGACTACTACCGAGGCCTGGTCACCGAGGCGGCACCCGGCACCGAGCGTCAGGTGGCCGTCTCCCAGGGCGAGCTGCATCCCTCGTCGAGTCCGTCGGGCGGGCCTGCCGGAGAGGGGGCGGAGGCATGA
- a CDS encoding NADH-quinone oxidoreductase subunit J, with product MTGLAAYSTSTGEAFQFWVLGTIAVIGALCTVFMRKAVHSALCLAGTMIILAVFYLANGAYFLGIVQVVVYTGAIMMLFLFVVMLVGVTAADSLKETIKGQRWLALLCGLGFGILLFAGIGNASVQDFDGLSKANANGNVEGLAALIFTKYVFAFEITGALLITATIGAMVLTHRERTERARTQRELSEQRVREGKHIPPLPAPGVYARHNAVDIAGLLPDGTPSELTVSKTLRDRGQIRDVSADALKDLKALEQRAEERLERTKPEEASK from the coding sequence ATGACCGGCCTGGCCGCGTACTCCACCTCCACCGGAGAGGCCTTCCAGTTCTGGGTTCTCGGCACCATCGCGGTGATCGGCGCCCTGTGCACCGTCTTCATGCGCAAGGCCGTGCACAGCGCGCTGTGTCTCGCCGGAACCATGATCATCCTGGCGGTGTTCTACCTCGCCAACGGCGCCTACTTCCTGGGCATCGTCCAGGTCGTCGTCTACACCGGCGCGATCATGATGCTGTTCCTCTTCGTCGTCATGCTCGTCGGTGTCACCGCGGCGGACTCGCTGAAGGAGACCATCAAGGGGCAGCGCTGGCTGGCCCTGCTCTGCGGACTCGGCTTCGGCATCCTGCTGTTCGCCGGTATCGGCAACGCGTCCGTCCAGGACTTCGACGGCCTGTCGAAGGCCAACGCGAACGGCAACGTGGAGGGCCTCGCCGCCCTCATCTTCACGAAGTACGTGTTCGCCTTCGAGATCACCGGCGCGCTGCTCATCACGGCCACCATCGGCGCCATGGTGCTCACCCACCGCGAGCGCACGGAGCGAGCCAGGACCCAGCGCGAGCTGTCCGAGCAGCGGGTGCGCGAGGGCAAGCACATCCCGCCGCTGCCGGCTCCGGGTGTCTACGCCCGGCACAACGCGGTGGACATCGCGGGCCTGCTCCCCGACGGCACTCCGTCCGAGCTGACCGTCAGCAAGACGCTGCGCGACCGCGGGCAGATCCGCGACGTGTCGGCCGACGCGCTGAAGGATCTGAAGGCGCTGGAGCAGCGTGCCGAGGAGCGCCTGGAGCGCACGAAGCCGGAGGAGGCGTCCAAGTGA
- the nuoK gene encoding NADH-quinone oxidoreductase subunit NuoK has product MNPVNYLYLAALLFTIGATGVLIRRNAIVVFMCIELMLNACNLAFVVFSRMHGNLDGQIIAFFTMVVAAAEVVVGLAIIVSLFRSRHSASVDDASLMKL; this is encoded by the coding sequence GTGAATCCGGTCAACTATCTCTACCTCGCCGCTCTGTTGTTCACGATCGGCGCCACCGGTGTCCTGATCAGACGGAACGCGATCGTGGTGTTCATGTGCATCGAGCTCATGCTCAACGCCTGCAACCTCGCCTTCGTCGTCTTCTCCCGGATGCACGGCAATCTCGACGGCCAGATCATCGCGTTCTTCACGATGGTCGTCGCCGCCGCGGAGGTCGTGGTCGGGCTCGCGATCATCGTGTCGCTGTTCCGTTCCCGCCACTCGGCCTCGGTCGACGACGCCAGCCTGATGAAGCTGTAA
- the nuoL gene encoding NADH-quinone oxidoreductase subunit L, with amino-acid sequence MENLIALLIAAPLLGAAVLLCGGRRLDAVGQWIGTVLAAASFGIAVVLFADMLGKGPEDRTFTQHLFSWIAVGNFRADVGFQLDQLSMTFVLLITGVGSLIHLYSIGYMEHDERRRRFFGYLNLFLAAMLLLVLADNYLLLYVGWEGVGLASYLLIGFWQHKPSAATAAKKAFLVNRVGDMGLSIAIMLMFTTFGTFAFGPLLGTEGHPGIAGDATEGKLTAVGLMLLLAACGKSAQVPLQSWLGDAMEGPTPVSALIHAATMVTAGVYLIVRSAAVFNAAPDAQLVVTVVGGVTLLFGAIVGCAKDDIKKALAGSTMSQIGYMVLAAGLGPIGYVFAIMHLVTHGFFKAGLFLGAGSVMHGMNDEVDMRKFGGLRKYMPITFVTFGLGYLAIIGFPGLSGFFSKDKIIEAAFAKGGTEGWILGSVTLLGAAITAYYMTRVMIMTFFGEKRWQPDAEGHEPHPHESPRSMTIPMIVLAFGSVFAGGYFSIGNHFLHWLEPVTGHSEGNSPVSALTVTVATMVLLVVGAGIAYLQYGRSSVPVVAPRGSLLTRAARRDLYQDDFNHVVLVRGGEHLTRSLVYVDHTLVDGVVNGTAASVGGLSGRLRKLQNGYARSYAVSMFGGAAILVAATLLMRAV; translated from the coding sequence GTGGAGAACCTGATTGCGCTGCTGATCGCGGCGCCTCTGCTCGGAGCGGCCGTACTGCTGTGCGGCGGACGGCGGCTGGATGCCGTCGGTCAGTGGATCGGTACCGTGCTCGCGGCCGCCTCCTTCGGGATCGCCGTCGTGCTCTTCGCCGACATGCTGGGCAAGGGTCCTGAGGACCGGACCTTCACCCAGCATCTGTTCAGCTGGATCGCCGTCGGGAACTTCCGGGCGGACGTCGGCTTCCAGCTCGACCAGTTGTCGATGACGTTCGTCCTGCTGATCACCGGCGTCGGCTCGCTGATCCACCTGTACTCGATCGGGTACATGGAGCACGACGAGCGCCGCCGCCGCTTCTTCGGCTATCTGAACCTGTTCCTGGCGGCGATGCTGCTGCTCGTCCTCGCCGACAACTACCTGTTGCTGTACGTCGGCTGGGAAGGCGTCGGTCTCGCCTCGTACCTGCTGATCGGTTTCTGGCAGCACAAGCCCAGCGCGGCCACCGCCGCCAAGAAGGCCTTCCTGGTCAACCGTGTCGGCGACATGGGCCTGTCCATCGCCATCATGCTGATGTTCACGACCTTCGGGACCTTCGCCTTCGGGCCGCTGCTCGGCACCGAGGGACACCCCGGGATCGCCGGGGACGCCACCGAGGGCAAGCTCACGGCCGTCGGACTGATGCTGCTGCTCGCGGCCTGCGGCAAGTCGGCCCAGGTGCCGCTGCAGTCCTGGCTCGGGGACGCGATGGAGGGCCCGACCCCGGTCTCGGCCCTCATCCACGCCGCCACCATGGTGACCGCGGGCGTGTATCTGATCGTGCGCTCGGCCGCCGTCTTCAACGCGGCACCGGACGCCCAGCTCGTCGTCACCGTCGTGGGCGGGGTCACGCTCCTGTTCGGTGCGATCGTCGGTTGCGCGAAGGACGACATCAAGAAGGCGCTCGCCGGCTCGACCATGTCGCAGATCGGCTACATGGTGCTGGCGGCGGGTCTCGGCCCCATCGGCTACGTCTTCGCGATCATGCACCTGGTGACGCACGGCTTCTTCAAGGCCGGGCTCTTCCTCGGCGCCGGTTCGGTCATGCACGGCATGAACGACGAGGTCGACATGAGGAAGTTCGGCGGCCTCAGGAAGTACATGCCGATCACGTTCGTGACCTTCGGCCTCGGCTATCTCGCGATCATCGGCTTCCCGGGCCTGTCCGGCTTCTTCTCCAAGGACAAGATCATCGAGGCGGCCTTCGCCAAGGGCGGCACCGAGGGCTGGATCCTCGGCAGTGTGACCCTGCTGGGCGCGGCGATCACCGCGTACTACATGACACGCGTGATGATCATGACCTTCTTCGGGGAGAAGCGCTGGCAGCCCGACGCCGAGGGCCACGAACCGCACCCGCACGAGTCGCCCAGGTCCATGACGATCCCGATGATCGTGCTGGCCTTCGGGTCGGTGTTCGCGGGCGGCTACTTCAGCATCGGCAACCACTTCCTGCACTGGCTGGAGCCGGTTACCGGGCACTCGGAGGGCAACTCGCCCGTGAGTGCCCTCACGGTCACCGTGGCGACCATGGTGCTGCTGGTCGTCGGCGCCGGAATCGCCTACCTCCAGTACGGACGCAGCTCGGTCCCGGTCGTCGCCCCGCGCGGCTCCCTGCTCACCCGCGCCGCCCGGCGCGACCTGTACCAGGACGACTTCAACCACGTCGTACTGGTACGCGGCGGTGAGCACCTCACCCGCTCCCTGGTCTACGTCGATCACACCCTGGTCGACGGAGTCGTCAACGGGACGGCGGCCTCCGTGGGCGGCCTCTCCGGGCGGCTGCGCAAGCTGCAGAACGGTTATGCGCGCAGTTACGCGGTCTCGATGTTCGGCGGCGCGGCGATCCTCGTCGCCGCGACCCTGCTGATGAGGGCGGTCTGA
- a CDS encoding NADH-quinone oxidoreductase subunit M, with product MSFPLLTATAVLPALGAIATAAVPAAQRVAAKWLALLVSLGTLALAAVTLVRFDPGGARYQLTESHAWIPDFGVRYQLGVDGIGVALVALTALLMPFVILAGWHDADPMETGSKRWRPTQGFFALILAVEAMVIISFEATDVFLFYVFFEAMLIPMYFLIGGFGDRAHEHGDEAAATQRSYAAVKFLLYNLVGGLIMLAAVIGLYVVAGSFSLQEIVQARADGSLHMATSTERWLFLGFFFAFAVKAPLWPLHTWLPNAMGEATAPVAVLITAVVDKVGTFAMLRFCLQLFPEASKWATPAILVLALISIIYGALLAVGQRDIKRLVAYASISHFGFIILGIFAMTTQGQSGATLYMVNHGISTAALMLVAGFLISRRGSRLIADYGGVQKVAPVLAGTFLIGGLATLSLPGLAPFVSEFLVLVGTFTRYPVVGIIATFGIVLAALYTLVLYQRTMTGPVKASVAEMPDLRVRELLVVAPLIALLIFLGVYPKPLTDIVNPAVQQTMSDVHKTDPQPEVEAAK from the coding sequence ATGTCCTTTCCTCTGCTGACAGCGACGGCGGTGCTCCCGGCCCTCGGGGCGATCGCCACGGCCGCCGTGCCGGCCGCGCAGCGCGTCGCGGCCAAGTGGCTGGCGCTGCTGGTCTCCCTCGGCACGCTGGCGCTCGCCGCGGTCACCCTGGTGCGTTTCGACCCCGGCGGCGCCCGCTACCAGCTCACCGAATCCCACGCCTGGATCCCGGACTTCGGGGTGCGCTACCAACTGGGCGTGGACGGCATCGGGGTGGCGCTCGTCGCGCTCACCGCGCTGTTGATGCCGTTCGTGATCCTGGCGGGCTGGCACGACGCCGACCCGATGGAGACCGGAAGCAAGCGCTGGCGTCCGACCCAGGGCTTCTTCGCGCTGATCCTGGCCGTCGAGGCGATGGTGATCATCTCCTTCGAGGCCACCGACGTCTTCCTCTTCTACGTCTTCTTCGAAGCCATGCTGATCCCGATGTACTTCCTCATCGGCGGCTTCGGGGACCGTGCCCACGAGCACGGCGACGAGGCGGCGGCGACACAACGCTCGTACGCCGCGGTGAAGTTCCTCCTCTACAACCTGGTCGGCGGCCTGATCATGCTGGCCGCCGTGATCGGCCTCTACGTGGTCGCCGGAAGCTTCTCGCTCCAGGAGATCGTCCAGGCGCGGGCCGACGGCTCGCTGCACATGGCGACCAGCACCGAGCGGTGGCTCTTCCTCGGCTTCTTCTTCGCGTTCGCGGTGAAGGCGCCCCTGTGGCCGCTGCACACCTGGCTGCCCAACGCCATGGGCGAGGCCACCGCGCCGGTCGCCGTGCTGATCACGGCGGTCGTGGACAAGGTCGGCACCTTCGCGATGCTCCGCTTCTGTCTCCAGCTCTTCCCGGAGGCGAGCAAGTGGGCGACGCCCGCGATCCTCGTACTGGCGTTGATCAGCATCATCTACGGGGCACTGCTCGCGGTCGGACAGCGGGACATCAAGCGGCTGGTCGCCTACGCGTCGATCTCGCACTTCGGGTTCATCATCCTGGGCATCTTCGCGATGACCACGCAGGGCCAGTCCGGCGCGACGCTCTACATGGTCAACCATGGGATCTCGACCGCCGCCCTGATGCTGGTGGCCGGCTTCCTGATCTCGCGGCGCGGCTCGCGTCTCATCGCCGACTACGGAGGGGTGCAGAAGGTCGCCCCGGTGCTCGCGGGCACCTTCCTGATCGGCGGCCTCGCGACGCTGTCGCTCCCGGGTCTCGCGCCCTTCGTGAGTGAATTCCTGGTCCTGGTGGGCACGTTCACCCGTTACCCGGTGGTCGGCATCATCGCCACCTTCGGCATCGTCCTCGCCGCGCTCTACACCCTGGTCCTCTACCAGCGGACGATGACGGGCCCGGTCAAGGCGTCGGTGGCCGAGATGCCGGACCTCAGGGTGCGTGAGCTCCTGGTGGTCGCCCCGCTGATCGCTCTGCTGATCTTCCTGGGCGTCTACCCGAAGCCGCTCACCGACATCGTCAACCCGGCGGTACAGCAGACCATGTCGGATGTACACAAGACGGACCCCCAGCCCGAGGTGGAGGCGGCCAAGTGA
- the nuoN gene encoding NADH-quinone oxidoreductase subunit NuoN yields the protein MSASAVHSLWTTAATAAEPISKIDAPKIEYGQLSPTLIVLGAAVVGVLVEAFVPRKSRYYAQVFVAVVALAAAFSAVVALAASGYGTTKAHIAAMGAVAVDGPALFLQGTILLAGILGVFTFAERRLDPEAHGNRVDAFAAQAASVPGSDSEKAAVKAGFTTTEVFPLLLFAIGGMLVFPAANDLLTLFVALEVFSLPLYLLCAVARRKRLMSQEAAVKYFLLGAFASAFTLFGIALLYGYAGSVSYATIAHVVDGTVTNVDPALAGTMGNDVLLLMGMALVVMGLLFKVGAVPFHMWTPDVYQGAPTPVTGFMAAATKVAAFGALLRLLYVVLPGMRWDWRPVMWAVAIVTMLGGAIAAITQTDIKRLLAYSSIAHAGFILAGVIATSPDGVSSVLFYLGAYSFVTIGAFAVVTLVRDAGGEATHLSKWAGLGRRSPLVAAVFAVFLLAFAGIPLTSGFAGKFAVFKAAAEGGAGALVVVGVISSAIAAFFYIRVIVLMFFSEPKPEGPTVAVPSPLTTTAIAVGVAVTLVLGVAPQYFLNLASQAGVFVR from the coding sequence GTGAGCGCATCAGCCGTCCACAGCCTGTGGACAACAGCCGCGACAGCGGCCGAGCCGATCTCCAAGATCGATGCACCTAAGATCGAATATGGGCAATTGTCGCCCACCTTGATCGTCCTCGGTGCGGCGGTCGTCGGGGTTCTGGTCGAGGCCTTCGTGCCGCGCAAGTCGCGTTACTACGCGCAGGTGTTCGTCGCCGTCGTCGCGCTGGCCGCGGCCTTCTCCGCGGTCGTCGCGCTCGCGGCGAGCGGATACGGAACCACGAAGGCGCACATCGCGGCGATGGGCGCGGTCGCGGTCGACGGACCGGCCCTGTTCCTCCAGGGCACGATCCTGCTCGCCGGAATCCTCGGCGTCTTCACCTTCGCCGAGCGGCGCCTCGACCCCGAGGCGCACGGGAACCGGGTCGACGCGTTCGCCGCGCAGGCCGCGTCGGTGCCCGGCAGCGACAGCGAGAAGGCCGCCGTGAAGGCCGGGTTCACCACCACCGAGGTGTTCCCGCTGCTGCTCTTCGCGATCGGCGGCATGCTCGTCTTCCCCGCGGCCAACGACCTGCTGACGCTGTTCGTCGCGCTGGAGGTCTTCTCCCTGCCGCTGTACCTCCTGTGCGCCGTGGCCCGCCGCAAGCGGCTCATGTCGCAGGAGGCGGCCGTCAAGTACTTCCTGCTCGGCGCCTTCGCCTCCGCGTTCACGCTCTTCGGCATCGCCCTGCTGTACGGCTACGCGGGCTCGGTGTCGTACGCGACCATCGCGCACGTCGTCGACGGCACGGTCACGAACGTCGACCCGGCCCTCGCCGGCACCATGGGCAACGACGTGCTGCTGCTCATGGGGATGGCCCTGGTCGTCATGGGCCTGCTCTTCAAGGTCGGCGCGGTGCCCTTCCACATGTGGACGCCCGACGTCTACCAGGGCGCGCCGACCCCGGTCACCGGCTTCATGGCGGCGGCGACGAAGGTGGCGGCGTTCGGCGCGCTGCTGCGCCTGCTGTACGTCGTCCTGCCGGGTATGCGCTGGGACTGGCGGCCGGTCATGTGGGCCGTGGCTATCGTCACCATGCTGGGCGGCGCGATCGCCGCGATCACCCAGACCGACATCAAGCGGCTCCTGGCGTACTCGTCGATCGCGCACGCTGGATTCATCCTCGCGGGTGTCATCGCGACCTCGCCGGACGGTGTCTCGTCGGTCCTCTTCTACCTGGGCGCGTACTCCTTCGTCACGATCGGCGCCTTCGCCGTCGTCACGCTCGTACGGGACGCGGGCGGCGAGGCGACGCACCTGTCCAAGTGGGCCGGTCTCGGACGCAGGTCCCCACTGGTGGCCGCGGTGTTCGCGGTCTTCCTGCTGGCCTTCGCGGGTATCCCGCTCACTTCGGGATTCGCCGGAAAGTTCGCCGTGTTCAAGGCGGCTGCCGAAGGCGGCGCGGGCGCGCTGGTCGTGGTCGGTGTGATCTCGTCGGCGATCGCGGCGTTCTTCTACATCCGCGTGATCGTGCTGATGTTCTTCAGCGAGCCGAAGCCGGAGGGGCCGACGGTCGCCGTGCCGTCGCCGCTGACGACGACGGCGATCGCGGTGGGTGTGGCCGTCACGCTGGTGCTCGGTGTGGCGCCGCAGTACTTCCTGAACCTGGCGAGCCAGGCGGGGGTCTTCGTGCGCTGA